Proteins from a genomic interval of Medicago truncatula cultivar Jemalong A17 chromosome 3, MtrunA17r5.0-ANR, whole genome shotgun sequence:
- the LOC11406261 gene encoding F-box protein CPR1, whose translation MFPPLKHSGRGRQNPCSLYSIGYDRFSQTYKIVVVSFFKDDNTNQVHVYTLGTDSWKRIGDLPNSSCIDNPGVFASGTINWLAKDSRSSIVISLDFEKESYQKLSHPNVETNCWTLGVLKDCLSIFAYTNMFVDVWIMNECGNNQPWTKLYHVPYMVYRGNRPYCTPLYITEDDQVLMYFHDHSTHTNLVVYDSKIGTYNMPELQNIDHWRDSVVYVESLISPCS comes from the coding sequence ATGTTTCCTCCTTTGAAACATTCAGGAAGAGGAAGACAAAATCCTTGTTCCTTATATAGCATTGGATATGATCGTTTCTCTCAAACTTATaagattgttgttgtttcatTCTTTAAGGACGACAACACTAATCAAGTTCATGTTTATACTTTGGGCACCGATTCTTGGAAGAGGATCGGGGACTTGCCAAACTCCAGCTGCATCGATAATCCGGGGGTATTTGCAAGTGGTACCATTAATTGGTTGGCAAAAGATTCTAGGAGCAGTATTGTTATTTCTCTTGATTTTGAAAAGGAATCGTATCAAAAGCTTTCGCACCCTAATGTTGAGACAAATTGTTGGACTTTGGGGGTGTTGAAGGATTGCTTGTCCATATTTGCATATACTAATATGTTTGTGGatgtttggattatgaatgaatGTGGAAATAACCAGCCATGGACCAAATTGTATCATGTTCCTTACATGGTATATCGGGGAAACCGTCCCTATTGCACGCCTTTATATATTACGGAAGATGACCAAGTGCTAATGTATTTTCATGATCATTCGACGCACACTAATCTGGTTGTCTATGATTCCAAAATTGGTACTTATAACATGCCTGAGCTTCAAAACATTGATCATTGGAGGGATTCAGTAGTCTACGTTGAGAGTTTGATATCACCTTGTTCTTAA